A window from uncultured Desulfobacter sp. encodes these proteins:
- a CDS encoding FRG domain-containing protein, giving the protein MPDIIVESWGMLQEELFKGSWNDTIQRYRPPFVYRGLSDAAYRLETSLMRLGGPFWTLEKHLLRNFRKYSRAQGRQEPDSFWHLLAVAQHHGLPTRLMDWTYSPLIALHFALANIERFDVNGVIWRINYEQVHDLLPPELKGQLTTEGAQAFTVELLTSIDQERPDCHVGEKTFHQYVETLTQFDALGKSEEFLLFFEPPSIDERIVNQYALFSVMPNPCRMIDDWLNCHTDCFQRIIIPADLKWECRDKLDLCNITERVLFPGLDGLGSWLKRHYSPKT; this is encoded by the coding sequence ATGCCGGACATCATCGTCGAGTCCTGGGGCATGCTCCAGGAGGAGTTGTTCAAAGGTTCCTGGAATGATACCATTCAAAGGTATCGGCCCCCCTTTGTTTACCGGGGGCTGTCAGATGCCGCCTACCGCCTTGAAACTTCGCTGATGCGCCTGGGCGGACCCTTCTGGACCCTTGAAAAGCATCTGCTGCGCAATTTCCGTAAATATTCCCGGGCCCAGGGACGCCAAGAACCCGATTCCTTCTGGCACCTTCTGGCTGTAGCCCAGCACCATGGGCTGCCCACCCGCTTGATGGACTGGACCTATTCCCCTTTGATCGCCCTTCATTTTGCCCTGGCCAATATTGAACGATTTGACGTGAACGGGGTGATCTGGCGGATCAATTATGAACAGGTCCATGATCTTCTCCCGCCTGAACTTAAAGGGCAGCTGACCACCGAAGGCGCCCAGGCCTTTACCGTGGAACTGCTCACCAGTATCGATCAGGAACGACCGGACTGCCACGTCGGGGAAAAAACCTTTCACCAGTATGTTGAAACCTTAACCCAGTTTGATGCCCTGGGCAAGTCCGAAGAGTTCCTGCTTTTTTTTGAACCGCCATCCATTGACGAGCGCATTGTGAACCAGTATGCTCTTTTTTCAGTCATGCCCAATCCCTGCCGCATGATTGATGACTGGCTCAATTGTCATACCGATTGCTTCCAGCGCATCATTATTCCGGCAGACCTGAAATGGGAATGCCGGGATAAATTGGATTTGTGCAATATCACAGAACGCGTGTTGTTTCCCGGCCTTGACGGGCTGGGATCCTGGTTGAAGCGTCATTACAGTCCTAAAACCTGA
- a CDS encoding DUF523 domain-containing protein, giving the protein MLIYSFTMEKILISACLLGRSVRYDGQSCPFESSLIDLWQAKGLLVPVCPEMDGGLPVPRPPAEITPGGGPGVWAGSARVETEHADVTDFFVKGALAALDKAVACGIKIALLKQKSPSCGSCRIYDGSFSRSLVDGMGVTTALLRQHGILVFGEDQIDQLSRAIAHKK; this is encoded by the coding sequence ATGCTGATATATAGTTTCACCATGGAAAAGATACTGATTTCAGCCTGTCTTCTGGGTCGGTCGGTGCGCTATGACGGCCAATCCTGCCCCTTTGAATCTTCGCTTATAGATCTGTGGCAGGCCAAAGGATTACTGGTGCCGGTCTGCCCGGAAATGGACGGCGGTCTTCCAGTGCCCAGGCCTCCTGCAGAGATTACCCCCGGCGGCGGCCCCGGCGTGTGGGCGGGATCGGCCCGGGTGGAAACTGAACACGCCGACGTTACAGATTTTTTTGTCAAAGGCGCCCTGGCCGCATTGGACAAAGCCGTTGCCTGTGGCATCAAAATCGCCCTTTTAAAACAAAAAAGCCCATCCTGCGGCAGTTGCCGGATCTATGACGGCAGTTTCAGCCGGTCTCTTGTGGACGGTATGGGGGTGACAACTGCCCTGTTGAGGCAGCACGGTATTCTGGTGTTTGGTGAAGATCAGATAGATCAATTGTCACGAGCTATTGCCCACAAAAAATAA
- a CDS encoding TonB-dependent receptor — protein MKTKMQIMGVLILLFPLPLLAEVNITPTVVTATMSEKTLEEAPGSIQVITALEIQEMGATSVDQVLAQAVGLMVSEASGRAKAVNIRGTGAKRSLVLIDGRRLAAGYKDFTSTDQIPVTMIQRIEIVRGPSGAIYGSDAVGGVVNIITREAPQNTSGGVTIRYKSHLDKDSDGGMGSAWVGSTLGKTSFILSGATQHIGGWNDDEETPDDGDDKDLNSAAGRVSHALTDTSNLSTGFEYFDLERQGERYYEGQSRERNAEDKRLNYFLQYDNQITRDGNLLVRAYRSEHENKMQFSPTATVTSEEDAERWLNQVEARYTGPIMGNHLLSVGAEFRQEGREDSTGADNDLDNTSIFVQDEFEIFSALYLTAGLRYDDHSEFGGQFSPKASIVYGILEALRLKASIGKGFRAPSLSELFVTSYRNKAKYVYSPNPDLEPEESLSYEIGLEGETGPLSGGITVFRNDIDNMIDAQFIRTEGSGGNKVTYYQYQNIAEARTQGIEARADVKLPWHLSTGAGITWLDTENKETGEELEGSPDIKGIFRLGYYHPDYKFRAATRINYIGDQHVSNAEDKNGYVTVNLYFAKDFSNRLQIFAGIDNLFNEKKAYDGETYIELASAYAGCSIRF, from the coding sequence ATGAAAACCAAAATGCAGATCATGGGTGTGTTGATTTTACTGTTTCCATTACCGCTCCTCGCAGAAGTAAACATCACCCCCACCGTAGTTACTGCCACCATGTCCGAAAAAACGCTGGAAGAAGCACCCGGATCAATTCAGGTCATTACGGCCCTGGAAATCCAAGAGATGGGGGCAACGTCCGTGGACCAAGTACTGGCACAGGCTGTGGGCCTCATGGTATCCGAAGCCTCCGGCCGGGCCAAGGCCGTCAATATCAGGGGAACAGGCGCTAAAAGGAGTCTGGTACTCATTGACGGGCGGCGGCTGGCAGCCGGGTACAAAGATTTTACCAGCACCGATCAGATACCGGTGACCATGATCCAGCGCATTGAAATTGTACGCGGTCCCAGCGGGGCCATATACGGCAGTGATGCCGTGGGCGGCGTGGTCAACATCATCACCAGAGAGGCGCCCCAGAACACCTCAGGCGGAGTGACCATCCGGTACAAAAGCCACCTGGATAAGGATTCCGATGGCGGCATGGGCTCCGCCTGGGTGGGTTCCACCCTTGGAAAAACATCTTTTATACTGTCGGGCGCCACCCAGCACATTGGCGGTTGGAACGATGACGAAGAAACGCCTGACGACGGCGACGATAAGGATCTCAATTCCGCAGCAGGGCGGGTATCCCATGCATTGACCGACACATCAAACCTGAGTACAGGGTTTGAATATTTTGATCTGGAACGTCAGGGAGAAAGATATTACGAGGGCCAAAGCAGGGAGCGGAACGCCGAAGATAAGCGGCTCAACTATTTTCTTCAATACGACAATCAAATCACCCGGGACGGGAATCTGTTGGTCCGGGCATACCGGTCCGAGCATGAAAACAAAATGCAGTTTTCGCCCACGGCGACCGTCACCAGCGAAGAGGATGCCGAACGCTGGCTGAACCAGGTAGAGGCAAGGTATACCGGCCCAATCATGGGCAACCATCTTCTGTCCGTTGGGGCGGAATTTCGGCAGGAGGGTCGTGAAGACAGCACAGGTGCGGACAACGACCTGGACAACACCAGTATTTTTGTCCAGGATGAATTTGAAATTTTCTCTGCGTTGTATCTTACGGCAGGCCTGCGCTATGACGATCACTCCGAATTCGGAGGTCAGTTTTCACCCAAGGCATCTATAGTCTACGGCATTCTTGAAGCACTTCGGCTAAAAGCATCCATCGGCAAAGGATTCAGGGCGCCTTCCCTTTCAGAACTATTTGTCACTTCCTACCGCAACAAAGCAAAATATGTGTACAGCCCCAACCCGGATCTGGAACCCGAAGAGTCGCTCTCCTATGAAATCGGCCTTGAAGGAGAAACAGGCCCTTTGTCAGGCGGAATCACTGTGTTTAGAAATGATATCGACAATATGATTGACGCACAATTCATACGCACAGAGGGATCCGGAGGAAATAAAGTCACCTATTACCAATACCAAAATATTGCCGAAGCCCGTACCCAGGGAATCGAAGCCAGGGCAGACGTGAAACTTCCCTGGCATTTGAGCACCGGTGCCGGCATTACCTGGCTGGACACGGAGAACAAGGAGACAGGGGAAGAACTGGAAGGCAGCCCGGACATAAAGGGCATCTTTAGGCTGGGCTATTATCACCCGGATTACAAATTTCGTGCAGCCACCCGCATCAACTACATCGGCGACCAGCATGTATCCAATGCCGAAGATAAAAACGGCTATGTCACGGTGAACCTATATTTTGCAAAGGATTTTTCAAACCGGCTCCAGATTTTCGCAGGCATTGATAACCTTTTTAATGAAAAAAAAGCATATGACGGCGAGACCTATATTGAGCTGGCAAGCGCCTATGCCGGATGCAGCATCCGATTTTAA
- a CDS encoding acyl-CoA dehydrogenase, with amino-acid sequence MAQVISDQRDIEFVVHEILQAQTLAELNDNYADFSKKTIDMVIKEAKNFAIKELLPINKEGDEMGCTLENGKVTTPPSFKRVFDLYNEGEWLAPTEDPQWGGQGMPFTVAAPVSEYFNGANYPFMMYCSLTQGAGHLIEKFGTQEQKDTYLKNMYTGKWTGTMLLTEPGAGSDVGALTTKAIPNEDGTYNIVGEKIFISGGEQDLTENIIHPVLARIEGAPAGTKGISLFLVPKYRVNKDGSLGEFNDVICTGIEHKMGIHGNSTCSLSLGSKGNCVGSLLGEENKGMKAMFLMMNAARLLVGVQGFACATAAYMYALDYAKNRIQGRDLTEIMNPDAQAVHIFRHPDVRRQLMVMRSNVEAMRTLIYYVHYCIDMSKHAKTDEEKAKYQGFIEVLTPIAKGYVTDRAFEVCSQGMQVYGGYGFIEEYPMAQLLRDVRITMIYEGTNGIQAMDLLGRKLGMNKGKPVMDLFGEMQATIALAKDIPALETTATKVEKVVNKLAEVAIHMGTIAMSPKVLTAFANAHPFQDATGDTIFAWMLLWRGVTAAQKLEKAKKKDIPFYQGVIKSLEFYVQTVLPVTLGRFAALLETSAVAVDIEENMFPG; translated from the coding sequence ATGGCACAGGTAATTTCCGACCAACGGGACATTGAATTTGTCGTTCACGAAATCCTTCAGGCCCAAACCCTTGCAGAGCTGAACGACAATTATGCCGACTTTAGCAAGAAAACCATTGATATGGTGATCAAAGAGGCAAAAAATTTTGCAATCAAAGAGCTGCTACCCATCAATAAGGAAGGTGACGAGATGGGATGCACACTTGAAAACGGAAAAGTAACCACGCCACCGTCCTTCAAGCGCGTATTCGATCTGTATAATGAAGGCGAATGGCTGGCCCCCACCGAAGATCCCCAATGGGGCGGCCAGGGCATGCCCTTCACCGTTGCTGCACCAGTCTCTGAATATTTCAACGGCGCCAACTACCCCTTCATGATGTACTGCAGCCTCACCCAGGGCGCGGGTCATCTTATTGAAAAATTCGGCACCCAGGAACAAAAAGATACCTATCTTAAAAACATGTACACCGGCAAATGGACCGGCACCATGCTGCTCACCGAACCGGGGGCAGGCTCCGATGTGGGTGCACTGACCACCAAAGCCATCCCCAACGAAGACGGGACGTACAACATTGTGGGGGAGAAAATTTTTATCTCCGGTGGCGAACAGGACCTGACCGAAAATATCATCCATCCCGTTCTGGCCCGCATTGAAGGGGCACCTGCCGGCACCAAAGGCATCTCCTTGTTTCTGGTCCCCAAATACAGAGTGAATAAAGACGGCTCTCTGGGTGAATTCAACGACGTCATCTGCACCGGTATTGAACACAAAATGGGCATCCACGGCAATTCCACCTGTTCCTTGTCCCTGGGCAGCAAAGGCAATTGTGTGGGCTCCCTTTTAGGCGAAGAAAACAAGGGCATGAAAGCCATGTTTCTGATGATGAATGCAGCCCGGCTGCTTGTGGGTGTCCAGGGGTTTGCCTGTGCCACCGCCGCCTATATGTATGCACTGGATTATGCAAAAAACCGTATCCAGGGGCGTGATCTGACGGAGATCATGAACCCCGATGCCCAGGCGGTACACATCTTCCGCCACCCGGATGTGCGGCGCCAGCTCATGGTGATGCGATCCAATGTGGAGGCCATGCGGACCTTGATCTACTATGTCCACTACTGCATTGACATGTCCAAGCATGCGAAAACCGACGAAGAAAAGGCCAAATACCAAGGGTTTATTGAAGTGCTGACCCCCATTGCCAAGGGATATGTCACAGACCGGGCCTTTGAGGTCTGCTCCCAGGGGATGCAGGTGTACGGCGGATACGGATTCATTGAAGAGTATCCCATGGCCCAGTTGCTGCGCGATGTTAGGATCACGATGATTTACGAAGGCACCAACGGCATCCAGGCCATGGATCTTCTGGGCAGAAAACTTGGCATGAACAAGGGCAAACCCGTCATGGATCTGTTCGGGGAAATGCAGGCAACCATTGCCCTGGCCAAGGATATTCCGGCCCTTGAAACAACGGCCACCAAGGTTGAAAAGGTGGTAAACAAATTGGCTGAAGTGGCCATCCACATGGGTACCATCGCCATGAGTCCCAAAGTGCTGACCGCCTTTGCCAATGCCCATCCGTTCCAGGATGCCACAGGTGACACCATTTTTGCCTGGATGCTGCTGTGGCGCGGCGTCACGGCAGCCCAAAAACTTGAAAAGGCCAAGAAAAAAGATATCCCATTCTACCAGGGCGTCATTAAAAGCCTTGAATTTTATGTCCAAACCGTATTACCCGTTACCCTGGGCCGATTTGCGGCACTGCTTGAGACAAGTGCGGTTGCGGTGGACATTGAGGAAAACATGTTCCCCGGTTAG
- a CDS encoding DASS family sodium-coupled anion symporter, which produces MNKKVDAGKGRAVGFFLGPVIFILMLLLPVPHGMKPEAWHVAAVTVLMATWWITEAIPIPATSLLPIALFPLLGVMKSPVATAPYANHLIYLFMGGFFLAVTMEKWNLHRRVALYTIRAVGVSPSRMIMGFMVATAFLSMWVSNTATAMMMVPIGLAVINQVTGLSSDDLRYVCVDESPEFNFGRSLMLGIAYAASVGGVATIIGTPPNTVMAGMVEKMFKIEIGFGQWMLFGVPLAVITLGIAWFFLTKLLFPMGDLELSGGAAIIDDEIKKLGPMSGAEKKIVAVGCLMATFWLSRGFLAKADFMHGIMPHFNYISDATIGIMGALLLFCIPVDFKKRTFLLDWQTAVKIPWDVILLFGGGLAIANGFTRTELATYIAGQLGALEGTSLFVFVGVVVLITIFLTEITSNTATATLLVPIMGSAAIAMGVHPFATIIGACVAASYAFMLPVATPPNAVVFGSGCVSIRQMARAGLWLNIVGTILITVFVVYLLPLLWGVDLSTVPLWAVKPG; this is translated from the coding sequence ATGAACAAAAAAGTGGATGCTGGAAAGGGCAGGGCCGTTGGATTCTTTTTGGGCCCGGTGATTTTTATTTTAATGCTGTTGCTGCCGGTGCCCCACGGGATGAAACCCGAAGCCTGGCACGTGGCGGCCGTGACCGTTCTCATGGCAACCTGGTGGATTACCGAAGCTATTCCCATCCCAGCCACAAGTCTCTTGCCCATAGCGCTTTTCCCCCTTCTTGGTGTTATGAAATCTCCGGTGGCCACTGCCCCCTATGCCAATCATCTGATCTACCTGTTCATGGGCGGTTTTTTCCTGGCCGTGACCATGGAAAAATGGAACCTGCACCGACGGGTGGCCCTGTATACCATCCGGGCCGTTGGGGTCAGTCCCTCCCGGATGATCATGGGATTTATGGTGGCCACAGCCTTTTTGTCCATGTGGGTCTCCAATACGGCCACGGCCATGATGATGGTGCCCATTGGGCTGGCGGTTATCAACCAGGTGACCGGGCTCAGTTCCGATGATTTAAGATACGTGTGCGTCGATGAAAGCCCTGAGTTCAATTTCGGCAGAAGCCTGATGCTGGGGATCGCCTATGCGGCGTCCGTGGGCGGTGTGGCCACCATTATCGGTACCCCGCCCAACACGGTGATGGCGGGCATGGTGGAAAAGATGTTCAAGATTGAAATCGGATTCGGCCAGTGGATGCTTTTCGGTGTGCCCCTTGCCGTGATAACCTTGGGGATCGCATGGTTTTTCCTGACCAAATTGCTTTTTCCCATGGGGGATCTGGAACTGTCCGGCGGGGCGGCCATCATTGACGACGAGATCAAAAAGCTTGGCCCCATGTCCGGTGCCGAAAAAAAGATTGTGGCCGTGGGGTGCCTTATGGCGACATTCTGGCTTTCCCGGGGCTTTTTGGCCAAGGCTGATTTTATGCATGGTATCATGCCCCATTTCAATTATATCAGTGATGCAACCATCGGGATCATGGGGGCGCTTCTGCTTTTTTGTATCCCTGTGGATTTTAAGAAAAGGACCTTCCTGCTTGACTGGCAAACCGCCGTCAAAATTCCCTGGGACGTGATTTTACTTTTCGGTGGCGGGCTTGCTATTGCCAACGGATTTACCCGGACCGAATTGGCCACCTATATTGCAGGCCAGTTGGGGGCCCTTGAGGGAACCAGTCTTTTTGTGTTTGTGGGCGTGGTGGTACTGATCACCATTTTTCTTACGGAAATTACATCAAACACGGCGACGGCCACTTTGCTTGTGCCCATCATGGGCAGTGCTGCCATTGCCATGGGCGTACACCCCTTTGCCACCATTATCGGGGCCTGTGTGGCAGCCTCCTATGCGTTTATGCTGCCTGTGGCCACCCCGCCCAACGCCGTGGTCTTCGGCAGCGGGTGTGTCTCCATCCGGCAGATGGCAAGGGCCGGCTTATGGCTTAATATTGTAGGTACCATTTTGATTACGGTATTTGTGGTTTACCTGCTGCCGTTGCTGTGGGGTGTGGATTTATCCACCGTGCCGTTATGGGCTGTTAAACCCGGTTAA
- a CDS encoding alpha/beta fold hydrolase codes for MFRFKINAFFALFLLFLVSCSPTPSFLKKTGRPVGVPDPDLPFGQYVQESRKNIEQILRDLRFDNGADPYLGHYSAAQAAQMRSPFERLPGKNSTGPGTGKGFLLIHGLTDSPYLMHSIADSLQQAYPNGTIRAVLLPGHGTVAGDSLNMRHKDWMAITDYGVHSFEKMDTISELYLVGFSTGTALAIRHIQDNPNNPQIKGLILISTAVKAKSGAAFLSPYLRWVKDWLDTFEERDAARYESFSVNAGAEFYLLTQNIMKSNPINLPVLMAVSADDDTIDADAARQFFCDRVTARRRGLIWYASRHAERNIDPPCGNIKEVELGPVDREFQGTAYRFANYAHTALSINPADEHYGVNGRYHHCKAYDTPPDMSDFNKCQKGSDKTIFGERGIASKAAKKELDYDYWRRGTFNPDYARLERAIVCFADERCDLEKSMSDE; via the coding sequence ATGTTCAGGTTTAAGATCAATGCTTTTTTTGCTCTTTTTTTGCTCTTCCTTGTCTCCTGTAGTCCGACCCCTTCTTTTCTAAAAAAAACAGGCCGGCCGGTCGGTGTTCCGGACCCGGATCTTCCCTTCGGTCAATATGTTCAGGAGAGCCGGAAAAACATTGAGCAGATTTTAAGAGACCTGCGATTTGACAATGGTGCCGATCCCTATCTGGGTCACTATTCGGCTGCCCAGGCCGCACAAATGCGGAGTCCCTTTGAACGTCTGCCGGGAAAAAACAGCACAGGACCCGGCACAGGTAAAGGGTTTCTCCTGATCCACGGGCTCACCGATTCCCCTTACTTAATGCACAGTATTGCCGACTCCCTGCAGCAGGCCTATCCCAACGGCACCATCCGGGCGGTGCTGCTGCCCGGCCACGGTACGGTTGCCGGAGACTCTTTGAACATGCGACATAAGGACTGGATGGCCATCACTGACTATGGGGTGCACAGCTTTGAAAAAATGGATACGATTTCCGAGCTCTACCTGGTGGGATTTTCCACCGGCACAGCCCTTGCGATCCGTCATATTCAAGACAATCCTAACAACCCACAAATAAAAGGACTGATCCTGATCTCCACCGCTGTCAAGGCCAAGTCCGGGGCGGCCTTTCTAAGTCCTTACCTGCGCTGGGTCAAGGACTGGCTGGATACATTTGAAGAAAGGGATGCGGCCCGGTATGAATCATTTTCCGTCAATGCAGGTGCTGAATTTTATCTGCTCACCCAGAACATCATGAAAAGTAATCCCATTAACCTGCCGGTACTCATGGCGGTCAGTGCCGACGATGACACCATTGATGCCGATGCGGCCCGGCAGTTTTTCTGTGATCGGGTAACTGCCCGGCGCCGGGGCTTGATTTGGTATGCATCCCGCCATGCCGAGCGGAACATTGATCCGCCCTGCGGTAACATCAAAGAGGTTGAACTGGGACCGGTGGACCGGGAGTTTCAGGGGACCGCATACCGGTTTGCCAATTACGCCCATACGGCGCTCTCCATAAATCCGGCGGATGAACATTACGGGGTTAACGGCAGGTATCACCATTGTAAAGCCTATGATACCCCACCGGATATGAGCGATTTTAATAAATGTCAAAAAGGTTCTGATAAAACCATTTTTGGAGAGCGGGGCATTGCGTCGAAAGCGGCTAAAAAAGAGCTGGATTACGACTACTGGCGAAGAGGTACCTTTAACCCGGATTATGCGAGACTGGAAAGGGCCATCGTTTGTTTTGCCGATGAGCGCTGCGATCTTGAAAAATCTATGAGTGATGAATAA
- a CDS encoding DUF4405 domain-containing protein, translating into MKLRKITSLTMLLSFVLLIVTSIVLYVVPEGRVAYWSDWQFWGLTKTLWGDVHINLGVLFLVSGLLHLYYNWKPIVSYMKNKAKAVKIFTPDFNIALILTLFFTFGTLLHIPPMSTILNFSASFKEAGSQKYGEPPYGHAELSSLKMFAKRTGLDLDAIKHQLKKSNITFDDESSTLLDIARANGCTPKDVYAAMQLPEKATEAEPFPDLPFPGLGKMRLSELCLRYNLDRKKVINGLVTRQINAEPDQTIKEIAQAKGMEPQTLFEVIHEVVTAL; encoded by the coding sequence ATGAAGCTGCGAAAAATCACCTCGTTAACCATGTTGTTATCTTTTGTGCTGCTGATCGTAACCAGCATTGTCCTCTATGTTGTTCCCGAGGGACGGGTGGCATACTGGTCCGACTGGCAGTTTTGGGGATTGACCAAAACCCTTTGGGGTGACGTTCACATCAACCTTGGTGTTTTATTTCTCGTCTCTGGTCTTTTGCACCTGTACTACAACTGGAAACCTATCGTCTCCTATATGAAAAACAAGGCCAAAGCGGTTAAAATCTTCACCCCGGATTTTAACATCGCCCTGATTCTCACACTGTTTTTCACCTTCGGCACCCTGCTTCATATCCCGCCCATGAGCACGATTCTTAATTTCAGTGCATCATTCAAGGAGGCCGGATCACAAAAATACGGGGAACCCCCATACGGCCATGCAGAGCTTTCCTCATTGAAGATGTTTGCCAAACGCACCGGCCTTGATCTTGATGCGATCAAACATCAGCTGAAAAAATCAAATATAACATTTGATGACGAATCCTCGACCCTGCTTGACATTGCCCGGGCAAACGGCTGTACCCCCAAAGATGTCTATGCGGCCATGCAGTTGCCTGAAAAGGCAACCGAGGCCGAACCTTTTCCCGATCTTCCCTTTCCCGGCCTCGGAAAAATGCGTTTAAGCGAGTTATGCCTCCGATACAACCTGGACAGGAAAAAAGTAATCAACGGCCTCGTTACCAGACAAATCAATGCAGAACCGGATCAGACCATCAAGGAAATTGCCCAGGCCAAAGGTATGGAACCCCAGACGCTTTTTGAAGTCATTCACGAGGTGGTCACCGCCTTGTAA
- a CDS encoding ABC transporter substrate-binding protein: MSAKEKSQTVKQMASLLGKDDKAQTILDNYEKNLTKVMKQIEEKTFSKRVVVLNGIFQDSSGKYFLRVESPGGYADQFLLAVLKSTNVGNEMVPSEKKPSKGHFSIRKFNSLVAAAPDAIIITGDGFAVQKALNRALIQNPDLASVPAIKDQAVYNLPGFIQSSIFEYPSILARWAFVLAR, translated from the coding sequence TTGTCTGCAAAAGAAAAAAGCCAAACCGTTAAGCAGATGGCCAGTCTTTTAGGTAAAGACGATAAAGCGCAAACGATTCTGGACAACTATGAAAAAAACCTGACAAAGGTCATGAAGCAAATAGAAGAAAAGACCTTTTCAAAACGTGTGGTGGTTCTTAACGGCATCTTTCAGGATTCCTCCGGAAAATATTTTCTGCGGGTGGAAAGCCCTGGGGGCTATGCCGATCAATTTCTTTTGGCTGTACTGAAAAGCACGAACGTAGGCAATGAAATGGTCCCATCGGAAAAAAAACCGTCCAAAGGCCATTTTTCCATTCGCAAGTTCAACAGTTTAGTTGCAGCCGCCCCCGATGCCATCATCATCACGGGTGACGGATTCGCCGTCCAAAAAGCATTGAATCGGGCGCTTATTCAAAATCCGGATCTTGCCAGTGTACCGGCCATAAAAGACCAGGCAGTCTACAACCTTCCCGGTTTCATCCAGTCCAGTATATTTGAATATCCGTCCATCCTTGCCCGATGGGCTTTTGTACTGGCGCGTTGA